A portion of the Edaphobacter lichenicola genome contains these proteins:
- a CDS encoding TonB-dependent receptor: MKVRIALCSLFVLLVSSVAFGQDISAKITGTVTDASGAVVANATVVATEKSRGTVYPTHTNSAGIYYLSPLPIGEYVLKATATGFSSAERPAFSLEMNQTARIDISLVVGQASQTVEVSSAPPLLQTDDSFMGTVLDARANVTLPLATRNYNQLTLLSPGAVSLNPGSFTGSQASFQVGRPYINGNREQTNNYILDGMDNNQIDNNDVAFAPSVDAIQEFNLISQNAPASYGNYLGGVISVTLKSGTNQFHGDAFEFIRNNALNANTWANGLTKGQPYVPGVNNPDGTGLKPILRWNEFGGSIGGPIIKDKLFFFVDYQGSRYDQPATSVRYTTFTAAERVGDFSSVCTAGFNAAGICNNLAQQLYNPYSAPTPGGRLPFLNNQINANVAPISAAALKILNSPLYPGPINDLTTGNQVNVTHSYTNSDQGDLKIDWVASEKDHVYGRYSQQHITNPTTNSQLLTGNSDNEFPLYNGVIDYAHTFNPNFLNDARIGASYFPVTEGFSNPTGQNLSTTFGIAGVPADQTFLPLQQFAGASYGPEFGNNNLVSQFHDTVIQAEDTVTVIHGKHTINLGFEFYNYRTNILYVGNAGLAGDITYNGSFTSNPSVVLPGGGTPTGWAEADFLLGAPQNVAIGSGDGHSLRNSLYSGFAQDNWHALPNLTINLGLRYEVITARADAHNQATNYNLTTGATEIAGLNGNSSALYNTYTGPTNFQPRVGFSWQPEWDKTMVLRGAYGISNFSESTGTGNLLFQNPPFSVQPNVTYAGGTQALPGTTLDQGFSSFPASGCTVAAAIAQLPVCFAGAGIHAFDPNGTRPAVSQQYNLTIQKQLGNSSTFQISYVGQKTDHLMTIALINQKVLEADGTIAPSPYLNPTLQGEIGQARLTASTGYSNYNALQASFQKRLSHGLEFQGNYTWSKCLGNSSGFFAQYGDTNASLTQAGNNHFFFQNTYDPAADYGRCDQNVGNAFNGFVTYDLPFGRGQMFGSNMNRAADLVVGGWQVNSIMQFHTGFPITPQAADNSGTTSGFPRADCSGSPVETPGKDSTDPDNPGKSWFSSANVSQPTSGFGNCQVGSYTGPGLQAVDFSVSKNFKIVERQSLQFRAEAINALNHPILVAPNSSVGNTFGLVNNAQGERQLQFALKYMF, translated from the coding sequence ATGAAAGTACGCATCGCCTTATGTAGTTTATTTGTGCTCCTCGTAAGTTCGGTTGCATTCGGACAGGACATCAGTGCGAAGATCACGGGAACCGTGACGGACGCCTCTGGTGCCGTCGTCGCGAACGCAACCGTCGTCGCCACAGAGAAATCACGCGGTACCGTCTACCCCACCCACACCAACTCTGCTGGTATCTATTACCTCTCTCCTCTGCCCATCGGGGAATATGTACTGAAGGCAACAGCCACAGGCTTCTCTTCTGCAGAGCGCCCTGCGTTTTCGCTCGAGATGAACCAGACCGCCCGCATCGACATATCGTTAGTCGTCGGGCAGGCTTCTCAGACCGTTGAGGTTTCGAGCGCTCCACCATTGCTCCAAACCGACGATAGCTTCATGGGCACCGTCCTTGACGCCCGTGCGAACGTGACCCTCCCGCTCGCAACTCGCAACTACAACCAGCTCACGCTCCTCTCTCCCGGTGCTGTCAGTCTCAACCCCGGTTCGTTCACTGGTTCACAGGCTAGCTTCCAGGTCGGCCGTCCTTATATCAACGGCAACCGCGAACAGACCAACAACTACATCCTCGACGGCATGGACAACAACCAGATTGACAACAACGATGTCGCCTTCGCGCCCAGCGTCGATGCCATCCAGGAGTTCAACCTCATCTCGCAGAACGCCCCAGCCTCCTACGGAAACTATCTGGGTGGCGTCATCTCCGTAACCCTCAAATCCGGCACCAACCAGTTCCACGGCGACGCCTTCGAATTCATCCGCAACAATGCCTTGAACGCAAACACCTGGGCAAACGGACTCACCAAGGGACAGCCCTACGTCCCTGGCGTGAACAACCCCGATGGAACAGGCTTGAAGCCGATTCTGCGCTGGAACGAGTTCGGCGGATCAATCGGCGGCCCCATCATCAAGGACAAGCTGTTCTTCTTCGTCGACTATCAAGGCTCTCGTTATGACCAACCGGCGACCTCGGTGCGTTACACCACCTTCACCGCTGCTGAACGTGTCGGCGACTTCTCCAGTGTCTGCACGGCTGGCTTCAACGCCGCAGGAATCTGCAACAATCTGGCGCAGCAACTCTACAATCCCTACTCCGCACCGACTCCCGGCGGACGTCTGCCGTTCCTGAACAATCAGATCAATGCGAACGTTGCGCCAATCAGCGCCGCCGCCTTGAAGATTCTGAACTCGCCACTCTATCCGGGACCGATCAACGATCTCACCACCGGCAATCAGGTCAATGTCACTCACTCCTACACCAATAGCGACCAGGGCGACCTCAAGATCGACTGGGTTGCCAGTGAGAAAGATCACGTCTACGGGCGCTACTCACAGCAGCACATTACCAATCCCACCACCAACAGCCAGCTGCTGACCGGAAACTCCGACAACGAGTTCCCGCTCTACAACGGTGTCATTGACTACGCGCACACCTTCAATCCCAACTTTCTTAACGATGCACGTATCGGAGCAAGCTACTTCCCCGTCACGGAGGGCTTCTCCAACCCAACAGGACAGAATCTCTCCACCACCTTCGGCATCGCAGGAGTACCGGCGGACCAGACCTTCCTTCCATTGCAGCAGTTCGCTGGCGCCAGCTACGGGCCAGAATTCGGCAACAACAACCTCGTCTCGCAGTTCCACGACACCGTCATTCAGGCGGAAGATACTGTAACCGTGATTCACGGGAAGCACACCATCAACCTCGGATTTGAGTTCTACAACTACCGCACAAACATTCTTTATGTTGGTAACGCTGGACTCGCCGGTGACATCACCTACAACGGCTCCTTCACCTCGAATCCGTCAGTTGTTCTTCCTGGCGGTGGCACTCCTACCGGTTGGGCTGAAGCCGACTTCCTGCTCGGTGCCCCGCAGAACGTCGCGATTGGCTCAGGCGATGGCCACAGCCTGCGCAACAGCTTGTACTCAGGCTTCGCTCAGGACAACTGGCACGCACTTCCGAATCTAACCATCAACCTCGGTCTGCGGTATGAAGTCATTACGGCCCGTGCCGATGCGCACAACCAGGCAACCAACTACAACCTCACCACTGGAGCCACTGAAATCGCCGGACTGAACGGTAACTCCAGCGCGCTCTACAACACCTACACCGGCCCCACCAACTTCCAGCCGCGCGTTGGTTTCTCCTGGCAGCCTGAGTGGGACAAGACCATGGTACTTCGTGGTGCCTACGGCATCTCCAACTTCAGCGAGAGCACCGGCACAGGCAACTTGCTCTTCCAGAACCCGCCCTTCTCGGTTCAACCGAACGTCACCTACGCCGGTGGTACGCAGGCGCTTCCAGGCACAACGCTCGATCAGGGCTTCTCCAGCTTCCCCGCATCGGGATGCACCGTTGCGGCGGCTATCGCGCAACTGCCCGTCTGCTTCGCAGGAGCAGGTATCCATGCCTTCGACCCCAACGGCACGCGTCCTGCTGTCTCGCAGCAGTACAACCTAACCATCCAGAAGCAGCTCGGCAACTCCTCCACCTTCCAGATCAGCTACGTTGGTCAGAAGACCGACCATCTCATGACGATCGCCCTCATCAACCAGAAGGTCCTCGAAGCGGACGGGACGATTGCACCGAGCCCTTACCTCAACCCAACACTGCAGGGCGAGATTGGTCAGGCACGTTTGACCGCGTCGACCGGCTACTCCAACTACAACGCACTGCAGGCCAGCTTCCAGAAGCGGCTCAGCCACGGGCTCGAGTTCCAGGGCAACTACACCTGGTCGAAGTGCCTCGGGAACTCCTCGGGCTTCTTCGCACAGTATGGCGACACCAACGCTTCTCTCACGCAGGCCGGCAACAATCACTTCTTCTTCCAGAACACCTACGATCCGGCAGCCGACTACGGACGTTGCGACCAGAACGTAGGCAATGCCTTCAACGGCTTCGTCACCTACGATCTGCCGTTCGGTCGCGGCCAGATGTTCGGTTCGAACATGAACCGTGCTGCCGACCTCGTCGTTGGCGGTTGGCAGGTCAACTCCATCATGCAATTCCACACCGGCTTCCCGATCACACCGCAGGCCGCCGACAACTCCGGCACAACCTCTGGATTCCCACGCGCTGATTGCAGCGGGTCGCCAGTGGAGACGCCGGGTAAGGACTCGACCGATCCTGACAACCCAGGGAAGTCATGGTTCAGCTCTGCGAATGTCTCCCAACCCACCAGCGGCTTCGGTAACTGCCAGGTCGGCAGCTACACTGGCCCTGGCCTGCAGGCAGTGGACTTCAGCGTCTCGAAGAACTTCAAAATCGTCGAGCGTCAGAGTCTGCAATTCCGCGCCGAAGCAATCAATGCTCTGAACCACCCGATCCTGGTGGCTCCGAACTCGTCGGTCGGCAACACCTTCGGCTTGGTCAACAACGCACAGGGAGAGCGTCAACTTCAGTTCGCGCTGAAGTACATGTTCTAA
- a CDS encoding LacI family DNA-binding transcriptional regulator produces the protein MDRPERPSNTKRSAPAKQQEPPGKIWKQHASLKILGEYLGLSPATISLVINNAPGAKSISEPTRLRVLAAAKKFDYRPSFFARALQGQRTFSVGVLLPQLNDDYSGSIMEGVEEVLVEEGYFYLTASHHRKPDLIDEYSNLLMDRAVEGFILIDTPTTRREPWSVPVVAVAGHQQVPNVTNLILDQRFAAELGLRHLYDLGHRKIAIMRGAACSSDSDDRWNSFREVAIELGIPIDPQLTLTIPLDMSSPELGYPAACQLLLRKKPFTAIIAFNDLAAIGAICAIREHGLRVPEDISVLGFDDIKSAAYQYPSLSTIRQPLHHIGRTAALKLLHRVTHQEVSEEAPISFLPELVVRQSTGAVRSRAESRPSSKKVVLR, from the coding sequence ATGGATCGACCTGAAAGACCTTCCAACACCAAGCGCTCTGCTCCCGCAAAGCAGCAGGAGCCGCCTGGAAAAATCTGGAAGCAGCATGCAAGCCTCAAGATCCTCGGCGAATATTTGGGCCTGTCTCCCGCGACGATCTCCCTCGTCATCAACAACGCGCCCGGCGCCAAATCCATCTCCGAGCCGACACGTCTTCGCGTCCTGGCCGCAGCAAAAAAATTCGACTACCGTCCCAGCTTCTTCGCGCGCGCTCTGCAAGGTCAACGAACCTTCTCCGTCGGTGTTCTCCTCCCGCAGCTCAACGACGACTACTCCGGCTCCATCATGGAAGGCGTCGAAGAGGTCCTCGTCGAGGAGGGCTACTTCTATCTCACCGCCTCACATCATCGCAAACCCGATCTCATCGACGAGTACTCCAACCTGCTCATGGACCGCGCTGTCGAAGGTTTCATTCTCATCGACACACCAACGACACGACGCGAACCGTGGTCGGTCCCCGTCGTCGCCGTCGCCGGCCATCAACAGGTCCCCAACGTAACCAATCTCATCTTGGACCAGCGCTTCGCCGCCGAGCTCGGCCTTAGACATCTCTACGATCTTGGCCATCGCAAGATCGCCATCATGCGTGGTGCGGCCTGCAGCTCCGACTCCGACGACCGATGGAACAGCTTTCGTGAAGTCGCCATCGAGCTCGGCATCCCCATCGACCCTCAACTCACCCTCACCATCCCGCTCGACATGTCCTCCCCAGAGCTTGGCTACCCCGCCGCCTGCCAACTGCTCCTCCGCAAAAAACCTTTCACCGCCATCATCGCCTTCAACGACCTCGCAGCCATCGGAGCAATATGTGCCATTCGCGAACACGGTCTCCGCGTCCCCGAAGACATCTCCGTCCTGGGCTTCGACGACATCAAGTCGGCGGCCTATCAGTATCCAAGCCTCTCCACCATCCGGCAGCCGCTTCATCACATCGGTAGAACCGCCGCTCTCAAGCTCCTGCACCGCGTCACCCATCAGGAGGTGTCCGAGGAGGCTCCAATCTCATTTCTCCCCGAACTGGTCGTCCGCCAGTCGACAGGCGCCGTCAGATCCAGGGCAGAAAGCCGGCCGTCCAGCAAGAAGGTCGTCTTGCGCTAA
- a CDS encoding TonB-dependent receptor, giving the protein MNYDPNNMLNRIGQCGREIYQGVRRPIALLALLVLFTSAAFGQVTSADILGTVTDATGAVVPNATVVLNNIGTNEKRTQNTNASGDYTFSLLPVGHYSISVKAAGFQSQIVKDLSVEAGDRARSDIHLALGAESTTIEVTASTPLLQADSATISSTVTAKAVQDLPLNGRNFVQLVALVPGANEGQGNGLSSGGRPDDRRTNAAGLSVNGQDESLNNWIVDGVDDNERIIGTIGVKPNVEGIQEITVQTNSYAAEAGRTAGGVINIVTRSGTNAFHGSAYEYFRNDIFDGRSFFQNTGSKPELRQNQYGASIGGPIIKDRAFFYFDWEGFRQVQGVTYSSETVPTQAEYNDINSINGGSPQALLSTTNGTLNPNGSVLTSPNLVNGINPLTLQYLKLFPAPTNSNLTNNYVTSPNKTQNYNTYDARVDFKLNDKNLLFGRFTYNTVDTFTPAALGTQNGIAVSGNRYLFAGPATNIAQQYVLGYTHIFTPAVLLDLRAGFTRINNLSLPLNYGKGVDESYIGFPSSMTSFSPFADSLTPVAIGPFSDIGDGAYVPLQDIDNTFQYNGTVSWNKGNHNFKFGASLIRRQARNVQSASAVGNYAFGLTTDNVSNPNNDPALQLQQQSQQLASTLTGAFNEQSRNFNLSPPDYRAWEPSGFAQDSWKVTPKLTLLLGVRYDVYTPFTEAHNHISNYDFMEAVSNPSTALSSALKIAGVNGVSDTVNIPTQHNNVAPRVGFAYSAQPGTVIRGGYGISYFPGNYTSNGDLKNAPFTSVYSPACQSTIAVQIEESVSGGTLPAGQNPDCATQAGGFNPGAINTGVPPPAAPTPGQIANLSTLPGLGFVAEATNFKTAMIQQFNVQMEQQVGANVFTIGYVGLVAQHLPESINNINQPLPYNPLVNPNGKYRPLDAVFGNGNPANSNLGGVSYLASEGVSNYNALQASFQRRFTKGLAIDANYTWAKALGDVTGFSEQGDQGWSNALPTNIRATEYGISEDDIQNRFALSLNYELQYGKEFTGIKKALVSGWQMNMITVWQSGKPFSIIEGGSGADNPLDSGPAAPTPKAYGYSNRAVPQNSGGSDRPDTIMNPRLGHKTLTEFFNTAAFAPQPLGTIGNTQRNSLFGPDFRHVDLSLFKNFPVTERVNLQFRVESFNISNTPNFFIANNNSGNQTFGNAAFGTISATDPNYNPRLYQFVLKVQF; this is encoded by the coding sequence ATGAACTACGATCCAAACAACATGCTGAACCGCATAGGCCAGTGCGGACGCGAAATCTATCAGGGAGTGAGGAGGCCGATTGCTCTCCTGGCCCTCCTGGTTCTCTTTACCTCAGCTGCCTTCGGGCAGGTCACCTCAGCTGATATCCTCGGAACAGTGACCGATGCCACCGGCGCCGTCGTCCCCAACGCGACCGTCGTCCTTAACAACATCGGAACGAACGAAAAGCGCACCCAGAACACCAACGCCTCCGGCGACTATACTTTTTCGCTCCTTCCGGTCGGACACTACTCCATCTCGGTCAAAGCGGCTGGCTTCCAATCGCAGATCGTAAAGGATCTCTCCGTAGAAGCTGGCGACCGTGCCCGCAGTGACATTCACCTTGCGCTCGGTGCAGAGTCCACCACCATCGAAGTCACCGCAAGCACCCCCCTCCTTCAGGCTGACAGCGCAACCATCAGCTCTACGGTGACGGCAAAGGCTGTGCAGGATCTTCCCCTCAACGGCCGTAACTTCGTACAGCTCGTAGCCCTTGTTCCCGGCGCCAACGAAGGCCAGGGCAACGGACTCTCAAGCGGTGGCCGTCCCGACGATCGCCGTACCAACGCAGCTGGCCTCTCCGTCAACGGACAGGACGAGAGCCTTAACAACTGGATCGTAGACGGCGTCGACGACAACGAACGCATCATCGGCACCATCGGCGTTAAGCCGAACGTCGAAGGTATTCAGGAGATCACCGTCCAGACCAACAGCTACGCTGCAGAAGCTGGACGTACCGCAGGCGGCGTCATCAACATCGTTACCCGCTCTGGCACGAACGCATTCCACGGCTCAGCGTACGAGTACTTCCGCAACGACATCTTCGACGGTCGCAGCTTCTTCCAGAACACCGGCAGCAAGCCTGAACTGCGTCAGAACCAGTACGGCGCCAGCATCGGCGGACCAATCATCAAAGATCGCGCCTTCTTCTACTTTGACTGGGAAGGTTTCCGTCAGGTTCAAGGCGTCACCTACTCAAGCGAAACAGTTCCGACGCAGGCGGAATACAACGACATCAACAGCATCAACGGCGGATCGCCTCAAGCTCTGCTGTCAACGACGAACGGCACGCTTAATCCTAATGGCAGCGTTCTTACCAGCCCAAATCTCGTCAACGGTATCAACCCGCTTACGCTGCAGTACTTGAAGTTGTTCCCGGCACCGACCAATAGCAACCTAACGAACAACTACGTGACCAGTCCGAACAAGACGCAGAATTACAACACCTACGACGCTCGCGTAGACTTCAAGCTCAATGATAAGAATCTTCTGTTCGGGCGCTTCACCTATAACACGGTGGACACCTTCACACCTGCTGCATTGGGTACACAGAATGGTATTGCGGTCAGCGGTAACAGGTACCTGTTTGCAGGTCCGGCTACCAACATCGCCCAGCAGTACGTTTTGGGATACACACACATCTTTACCCCTGCCGTATTGCTCGACCTTAGGGCCGGGTTCACGCGCATCAATAACCTCTCCCTGCCGCTTAACTACGGCAAGGGTGTGGACGAGTCCTACATCGGCTTCCCATCGAGCATGACCTCGTTCAGCCCCTTCGCCGATTCTCTGACACCGGTCGCTATTGGACCGTTCTCAGACATCGGAGACGGTGCTTACGTGCCGCTTCAGGACATCGACAACACCTTCCAGTACAACGGCACAGTGAGCTGGAACAAAGGCAATCACAACTTCAAATTTGGTGCGAGCTTGATCCGTAGACAGGCTCGTAACGTGCAAAGTGCGTCTGCCGTCGGTAATTATGCATTCGGCCTGACGACAGATAACGTCTCAAACCCCAACAACGATCCTGCACTTCAGTTGCAGCAGCAGAGCCAGCAACTGGCTTCAACGCTGACGGGCGCATTCAACGAACAGTCCCGTAACTTCAACCTCTCCCCTCCCGACTACCGTGCCTGGGAGCCAAGTGGCTTTGCGCAGGACAGCTGGAAGGTAACCCCGAAGCTGACGTTGCTCCTTGGCGTCCGTTACGATGTCTACACTCCTTTTACCGAAGCACATAACCATATTTCCAACTATGACTTTATGGAAGCGGTCTCGAACCCGTCGACTGCTCTGTCAAGCGCACTCAAGATTGCAGGCGTAAACGGTGTCAGCGATACTGTGAACATCCCAACCCAGCACAATAACGTCGCTCCGCGTGTTGGCTTCGCCTACTCGGCACAGCCCGGCACGGTAATTCGTGGCGGCTATGGCATCAGCTACTTCCCCGGCAACTATACCTCGAACGGCGACTTGAAGAACGCTCCGTTCACCTCCGTTTATTCTCCGGCCTGCCAATCCACCATCGCCGTTCAAATTGAAGAGAGTGTGAGTGGCGGCACCCTACCTGCAGGCCAAAACCCGGATTGCGCTACTCAGGCTGGTGGCTTTAACCCGGGAGCTATCAACACGGGAGTTCCGCCTCCTGCAGCTCCGACACCAGGGCAAATTGCTAATCTGTCAACCCTTCCTGGTCTCGGGTTTGTAGCAGAAGCTACGAACTTCAAAACCGCGATGATTCAGCAGTTCAATGTGCAGATGGAGCAGCAAGTTGGTGCCAACGTCTTCACTATCGGCTATGTTGGCCTCGTCGCTCAGCATCTGCCCGAATCCATCAACAACATCAACCAGCCCCTGCCGTATAACCCGCTCGTAAACCCGAACGGCAAGTACCGTCCGCTCGACGCAGTCTTCGGCAACGGCAACCCGGCAAACTCGAATCTAGGCGGCGTCAGCTACCTGGCCAGCGAAGGTGTCTCCAACTACAACGCTCTTCAGGCATCCTTCCAGCGCCGCTTCACCAAGGGCTTGGCGATCGATGCGAACTACACATGGGCTAAGGCGCTCGGCGACGTCACTGGCTTCTCCGAACAGGGAGACCAGGGATGGAGCAACGCCCTTCCCACCAACATTCGTGCAACAGAGTACGGCATCTCGGAAGATGACATCCAAAACCGATTCGCCCTCTCTCTGAACTACGAACTGCAGTACGGGAAAGAGTTTACCGGCATCAAGAAGGCACTTGTCTCAGGATGGCAGATGAACATGATCACTGTTTGGCAGAGCGGTAAGCCCTTCAGTATCATCGAAGGCGGTTCGGGCGCAGACAATCCTCTCGACAGCGGACCGGCTGCCCCGACTCCTAAAGCATATGGCTACAGCAACCGCGCGGTCCCACAGAACTCGGGCGGATCGGATCGTCCAGACACGATCATGAACCCTCGGCTTGGTCATAAGACCCTGACGGAGTTCTTCAATACTGCTGCCTTCGCTCCTCAACCCCTCGGAACCATCGGAAACACGCAGCGCAACTCGCTGTTTGGTCCCGACTTCCGTCACGTCGACCTCTCCCTCTTCAAGAACTTTCCTGTCACGGAACGTGTAAACCTCCAGTTCCGCGTCGAATCGTTCAACATCTCAAACACGCCAAACTTCTTCATCGCGAACAACAACAGCGGAAACCAGACCTTCGGCAACGCGGCCTTCGGCACCATCTCGGCCACCGACCCGAACTACAACCCCCGTCTGTATCAGTTCGTACTCAAAGTGCAGTTCTAA
- a CDS encoding GH1 family beta-glucosidase, which yields MNRRSFLTHTSAWAAAAALPKLSFASNALSPEPAPTAAAGQVTFPKDFLWGSATASYQVEGAWNIDGRGPSVWDTFSHALGNVKGAWTGDIACDEYHRFPEDIAIMKKMNLRSYRYSIAWPRIQPTGTGAVNQKGIDYYKRLTDAVLAAGMRPLVTLYHWDLPQPLEDKGGWPNRDTAARFADYTEIVLKALGDRIQTWAIFNEPWVFTYLGYADGRHAPGKKEFDLFLKASHTVNLAQGDAFRAIKAIAPKSKVGSAFSMSPATPLTSSPEDAAAAKRFDAFNNVWFLETALRGHYPEAFVNGVPLATMGFQSGDDKRMTAPLDYIGVNYYFRRIVAAPSTPIPTKPSYAAMGFDLSDGKDGPLTEIGWEVYPRGMYDIVQRVSKDYKLPIEITENGCSYGDYPDASGRVADVRRIHYYREHLRELARAIQDGADVRGYHAWSILDNFEWSEGYTQRFGLVFVDFPTQRRYMKDSGKWYARVAATNAIEATAATT from the coding sequence ATGAATCGTCGCAGCTTCCTCACCCACACCTCTGCCTGGGCCGCAGCCGCTGCGCTCCCGAAGCTGTCCTTCGCCTCGAACGCGCTCTCTCCCGAACCAGCCCCAACCGCAGCCGCCGGTCAAGTCACCTTCCCCAAGGACTTCCTCTGGGGCAGCGCCACCGCCTCCTATCAGGTCGAAGGCGCATGGAACATCGACGGCCGCGGCCCGTCAGTATGGGACACCTTCAGCCACGCCCTCGGCAACGTCAAAGGCGCATGGACAGGCGACATCGCCTGCGATGAATACCATCGTTTCCCCGAAGACATCGCCATCATGAAGAAGATGAATCTTCGCAGCTACCGCTACTCCATCGCGTGGCCGCGCATTCAACCCACCGGCACAGGAGCCGTGAATCAGAAGGGAATCGACTACTATAAGCGCCTCACCGACGCCGTCCTTGCCGCCGGCATGCGCCCACTCGTCACGCTCTATCACTGGGATCTCCCTCAACCCCTCGAAGATAAAGGCGGCTGGCCCAACCGTGACACTGCTGCCCGCTTCGCCGACTACACAGAGATCGTCCTCAAGGCACTCGGCGACCGCATTCAAACTTGGGCTATCTTCAACGAGCCTTGGGTGTTTACCTACCTCGGCTACGCAGACGGCCGGCACGCACCAGGCAAAAAAGAGTTCGATCTCTTCCTCAAAGCCTCACACACCGTAAACCTCGCGCAGGGCGACGCCTTCCGCGCCATCAAAGCCATCGCTCCCAAATCCAAAGTCGGCAGCGCCTTCAGCATGTCCCCCGCGACTCCCCTCACCTCATCGCCCGAGGATGCCGCCGCAGCGAAGCGTTTCGACGCCTTCAACAACGTCTGGTTCCTGGAGACCGCCCTACGCGGCCACTACCCCGAAGCGTTCGTCAACGGCGTTCCCCTCGCGACCATGGGCTTTCAAAGTGGCGACGACAAGCGCATGACCGCTCCGCTCGACTACATCGGCGTGAACTACTACTTCCGCAGAATCGTCGCTGCTCCCTCAACTCCTATCCCGACAAAGCCCTCATACGCCGCAATGGGCTTTGACTTGAGCGATGGCAAAGATGGTCCGCTCACCGAAATAGGTTGGGAGGTCTATCCTCGCGGCATGTACGACATCGTCCAGCGCGTCTCGAAAGACTACAAACTCCCAATTGAGATCACAGAAAATGGCTGCTCCTATGGCGACTACCCCGACGCCAGTGGTCGAGTCGCTGACGTACGCCGCATCCACTACTACCGCGAACATCTCCGCGAACTCGCTCGCGCCATCCAGGATGGTGCCGACGTACGCGGCTACCACGCCTGGTCGATCCTCGATAACTTCGAGTGGTCCGAAGGCTATACCCAGCGCTTTGGCCTCGTCTTCGTAGACTTTCCTACACAGCGCCGCTACATGAAGGACTCCGGAAAGTGGTACGCCCGCGTCGCCGCCACGAACGCGATCGAAGCCACCGCAGCGACAACCTAG